Part of the Henckelia pumila isolate YLH828 chromosome 2, ASM3356847v2, whole genome shotgun sequence genome is shown below.
CTGTATTATATTACAGCAGAAGAGAAATAAAACCAGAAAAATACATATCAAATGACTTGTTTCTTATGGTTAGCTGAAATTTGGAAGGAAGCTTGAATCCTTACTCTGAACTGCGTCATACAAATGTTCTTGTTAGTATTCTGAGCAAACATTGAGCTGAATTAGTGTCAgtgtttcaaaattttgtaaagGAAAGTACATAACTTTTTTAAGCATTTCCAAACACTGTCTTATTCATGCAGTCCATAGTTTCAAGATCATATTCTTGAGTTCTTTTGCAAGAACGTTTGTACCCATCAGACGTCCCTTTGAAATAGAAGAAATTTGCAGTCGCAGCAGAATAAATCATGTACTTGTATCACATGAATTTATGataaagaacaaaaaaaaactgTGCAGATGAAAATTACCACAAGAGCAGCAAAAAACCCAATGATGCCCAAAACTAGAACACCATTTACGGCCCCAATAATCCTCTGGCTGCAAAcgaaaaaatatttcatcacTTCAAAGTTCTTGAGAAACAGAAAGAATATGAAGTGTTCAAAAAGAATTATTTAACAACATAAGTAGCCTGGAAACTTATAGAGAGCACAAAAACTCTCACTTATGCAAAACAATTTTTCAtcaaaccatgattttcgatgccatttgaattttttttccagCTAGCATACCAATGATAAAGCTCTTTACAGAAAGAAGATACGATTGAAAAGGTACCTTGTGTTTCAGTGCACATGTCAATAAATGGCAAGGAAAGAAATAACAGCAGGAAAAAGAAAATACTCCAACTTTATAGATACCCTAAATGCATAATCATTGATTTATGGTAACAAAGGGGAGGGATAGAAAAATGAACCATGTAAActaaaactaaaacaaaaatgGAAAACATGATAGGAGAGAGAGGAGGGAAGGAGGGGAGAGAGATAAAACCAACTTTCCAAAGTAGCACAGGCCTCCAAAAAGCAGTGAAAATAAAGTTGCACTTTCCCATCTGCAAACATGAAAATGCTAGTGATAAAgttgaaaaagaaaaacaaacaaaaaatcaCTCCCCAATTGGTTAAAGTCCACTATGTTTTGCATAATATCGACAGTTATAAGGTCTCAGGATATAAGGCAGACTAAGTAGGAGATAACATCCCCCACCTGAAAAAATATGATGTAAAACTTTCCCAATAACCCATGCTTTGCCCCTGATACGAGGGCGGCACAAATGGGAATGAAGGCACTAGACAGGAGGGGAAAAAAGTACCAATCCAAGAAATGAGAGCGTGGAATCTGGTTTGGGAAGTTTCATAGAGATACTATAGTTAGAATgcaaaaatagaaaaaagaaaGAGAAACAGAGGTAGTTGATGTATCATTTTAAATTCTCCTCTATAATTCAATTCTTCATTCTTTGCtctatttcttgttcttgtatcTTTCAATTCTTAGGAGATTAGCGATCTTGAATTTGCTACATATTAGCCCCCTACCCAAATACATCATATCGCCTTCCTTGATTTCATTTCACCCCTTGCCCTCAAATTTTCAGGTTTGCCCTTGACGACCTGATGTACGAAAAACTCACTTAAAGCCACTCCCATTTGTCAGCCGTAGATTAACAAAAGCTTCTTGAACTTATTTGTTGACCTTTAAAAACCAAGACCATTATGGCATGCatgtagaaaaataaaaaaagtcaaCATTTCAACCAGCAAATAGACATCAAAGGTGTGTAACCAGTGAAGATTGGCTAAGAAATAATCAGCACATTGTACGCCATCAAAACTTTGAAAAAGAGAGAGTTGCTAAGTGAAAGTTACATAAACTCAAGAAAATCCATTATTTGAATGAGACACGTGGACATTGACAATTTGAACGAAGAAGCGTCGAAATTGCTTTCACAATATGTAGGAAGAATCTAGTCCATACAATGGAATGCCGAGGAAGTTTGTCAAAATATCTGAAGAACGAGCAATATAGGCAACAAGAAGGGCATAGTGAATGAAAACATATGACCAGCTGCAGCAATAAAAcaatatattatcaaattctcccTCAATATCTATATAAAAAGTGGATGGAAAAGTAAAAAAATGATATGATGGCCAACCAAAGTTCTGAGTTTCAAGTCCATTGTATTTATTGAAACTAACTAAGCCCAAAAATCGTTTGGAATAACCAATTGTAGAAAagatatgatcatatgattgaATCTATCCTACCAGGCAACCTGGACTCCGGTGTTTCCAAGGGTTCTCATGGACATTGATACCTGAAAGACATCAGTTCATACATGAATATTGTATAAAAAgatcttttaaaattttcatttcgCAATGCCGGTGAGCTTGTCGACATGATGAAACTAATTCCAAATTCCATCATTTCAGAAAGCATTCACATAGGAAACCAAAGTTTATTACCAATGACACGCCTCCAGACCCAAGTTCGCGCATTGTGTTCACATTTACTTCAGCAATGAGCAGTCCAGTCACAACCTACGGTTAAAGAATGGCAATCATGGTTATGCACAGCTAATAAAATATACAAGTCAACTCtatgattttttttgtaaaaagcaAGTCTCTATGATTTTGCGACACGAGAAACGTGATTTCGATCACTTCTGACTGAAAAAAGCGATCCCAAAAATTCTTGCTATGGTGTAAAGTCATTTGTCTCTAAAGACGGTaagcaaataaaaaataagtacAAGAAAGTAATTACCATAAATATCCAGCAAAGGACACAGGTTACTGCTGATGCCAGAAACCCAGAATCTTGTGTCACTGCAGGAATGGCAAGTATCCCTGCACCCACCTGTTTTGATGGACACTCACTGACTAAATATTTCATGAAATGAGGCCATTTAACATCAGAAAGTATCTTAAGCTTAAGCTTTAGTTTGGTAGTATCGAAGCTCCAGCAAAGGCAATTTTCCATCCAGCAAGTATGGAAAGTAAAAACTGAACAAGATACTATTTCTAAGAAGTTCATGACAGGGGAAAAACACTGAAACCACTCTGGAGAATACTAGTGACGCATATCATGATTTGGTGACTTAATAGAACATACGCAAAAGAGTAATCGTTAAAACAGCAAACAAGCATGGAAAAAAGAAACTTCTTTGCACATAGTGGCATACAAGTTCGAGCATGTTGCAAATCAACATTAAGATATGGCAAGTTTTAGTTTCTTCAATCGGCCATGTTTCACCGAAGAACATCGAGGAACCTTTGCAACAGTCAAATGTTGATACACAAGAAAGTAGGAGCATATATACTTACAGTGGTTCCAGCAACAAGAAAAATAGCACTACTTAAGCTTCctgaaaatatgatataaagTCAATCAATTGACTGTATGAGTGATGCCAGATAAATTCAACAAACAAATAACATGAAAGAAATGAGTTGTAGAGAAGGatataatattttcatttaacaAACTAACTTAGGACAGAACCAGCATTCGCCACTAGAGGCACATGTAGTAAAGACAGTATGAAGGAAAAACAAGTCAAGTGGGGTTTTTGCATACTAGGAAATGGTTTGTGAGCCAATCGAATCAGATAAATCCGCAAGAGTATAAATATTGTCTCTCAGATTGCGGCGCAAGTCACCTCCTCATCCCCAAAGTATCCACTAACGTATTCAAATTGTCAAGATAAGTTATTGTAAATTTCAGTGATAATAGAGATAAACAAAAATGTTCCTCTTCATCAAGACAAGCAAAGTGCAATCCCACAAGCTGTTATGATCTCTACTTAAATTAACTTTCAAGACTTGAAACCAAGAGCTACGTATTAGTTTCTCAAGACTGACTCACCATTCTAACTTTCATCTTCCATTCCACTTGTTTGCAAGTTTCATTCTTTCATACAATTAAGGAATTAAATATCAATTTCGATACATGTGTCATTATGGTTAACTTGCAAAAAATTTCGATagaatttgcaagatacatgaAATTTCCGTCTCAAATATGTAAAATCATGGAAATTCATAGAAATGGTAGAACATGCAAGTCTACAAGACCGTGACTATATTACCCAACACATCTCCAATTATAAAAATatcttacaattttttttattgccaATTAGACCCCAAAAAACAATGcaaaattttatcatttgtgTGTATTTTTTTTCGAACTTTCAAAATATGGGATGAAATTTAATACAAGACCACCTTAATAATCCAAACAGTTTAAAGTGAAAACTTGAAGTAGCACTTTACTAGTATAAAATAATACCGGGCTCCCTCTTCAATGTGGTTTGATTAAGATTAGAAAAGAGTCTCCCAAATTCAGAAACTTGCTCATCCTCTGCTTCCGATTCTTGAGCCAAATGTTGCTTTTCTTGTCCCCCAGGGAAGCATTTGAGTGATTTCCTCATTCTCAATGAAGAACCTCCAAGTCTGAAGAGCTGTCTCTGTCTGCATAACTTTCTTGTCGAATGGGAGCTGGAAGATCCCACTTTCgggttattgatttcgttaaaAAAATTGGGCTTTCTATGAAGGGTCATAGAATATGAAGAAGAAAAAGGAAAGGCCATCGTCAATCAAAATCTGCAGCCGTTGGAAgttgggaatttttttttctcagttTCTTGGTGTGGCTTTCGGGAAATCCCACGTTCTAGGATTGAAAGATGATGATATATGACATGTCTGGTTACATACAACTTGCGAAACACAAacgttttattttctttttttaaaaaaaatattttaccttgTAGCGATAACCAtgattttcttttttaaaaatataaataaattaaacctcCTGAAGCACGCCAAGCAGTTGGACGTGGATGAAGGAATGATATACCGGGAAAATTCTATGCCGCCCTTCGGGGTAGTGTCGCGAGGGCAATCCAACGGGCCCCGGGCCATGACACATCACAATGATGTGATGTGCAAAATGGCCCAGGCCATTGGATCTGTCAGATCGGGCACTACCCATGGGGCGGCTAAGAATTCCCCGATATACTGAGCAAATCAGAGTGAGTTTGAGCTCTTCGCATTAGGCGCCTGGGCTACTTGGAGTGAACGTACGGCTCAAATTGACACATAATAAAATTGATAATGGGACAACCTTGAACGCAGATTGATGCTGAACGAATTTCATGAGCCTTAGTTCCTACTCTTGTCCGCCCAACCTGCTCGTCGCCGGGGACTTGGCTTCCATTGCATCGGCTAAGACCGGATGTTGATGCAACATGTTGTGAGCGTACTAACTAGTTCGAAATCACGAGCTAGGAACAACCAGTGACCCCATTCGAAAGAAGGATAGACAAACCACACTCAATCGTATATGTCGAGCTAGCTGCGATTGTTGGTGGGCTGAATACTATTTGAGAACACAATTTAAGGGTACATCAAGTCACTTCGAATTTTCTTTTGGCCATGCAAGAAATCATGGGCCAAAAAGGACTTCGAATTTTCTTTTGGCTGTAAGTCATGGGGTTAAAAGAGGATTTCAGATATAGTGGTCTTATTACGGAAGACATTCGTTTATTATTTGCCCTAGGCGGACTCACCTCTTTAAGTTTACTAGCAAAAAATACGCGCAACGCACGTTGACaccaattaaatataatatgaagtaaaaacatatatatagttaaaaaattcaatctctaaaaattgTGTTATTAGAAAATGATAATATAATAAGTATAACACATATAGAACAATATGGATTAaacaaacttttaaaaaaatgtttatcaATCCACACACCatacattaaaaaaaagaatcataaataaaatagaagaaATCAACAATTTAGATATATAGATATAATGAGAACAAATTATCAGATTAATATGTATCGAACTATAATGTTATCAATTAAGTTGGACATATAACATTAAGTTAAATTATCTACGATCTTGttaattttttctttacatTTATATGTGTAAGGGATAAATGATTTCACATATAACATAATTaatgttgtcactaggtgttgacaacatcttcaataacatCTCGAATAACatacaatgaaaaataataaaagcgTGAATGAAATAAATTAGCAATCAAATaattagactcagatatttaagcaagagtatataATACTCTTGCAACGCCTCagagcaaaactttcactagaaaacaaataaaagagtttacaaaaccctaaaactagttaATCATGGTAAAaacaattttctcaaaacatgtgaaaaaataaataatcaaaataactcctaaaaattctatgcaATATAGAATAATAAAATCAGAATAAGGAGTTGAATTCTTGATGCCAAAACACACGAGCCATGAGAGCAACACAAGTCTTCGATCTTTCAATTAGTCACAGAATATCTGCTCAAAATGTAATAAAAGTAAGGAATGTCCAAACCAAAAGGAGCATGGCTCATATCGAAAGATGGTCAAAGAATATTTGCTCAGAATGTCCAAACCAAAAAGAGccagaatttgaaatttttttcagaccccgaacggatcaaAAAGATTTTTACGAGACAAGTAAAGGTGGACAGAGACCACCAAAGAAGTGTTTTCCCAAGGGCCCCCCCTGCAAAAGATgctccaacaacaataaagcagacaTGTGAGAAAAATCAgtccaaaaaaaaaaggaag
Proteins encoded:
- the LOC140879462 gene encoding uncharacterized protein isoform X3; this translates as MAFPFSSSYSMTLHRKPNFFNEINNPKVGSSSSHSTRKLCRQRQLFRLGGSSLRMRKSLKCFPGGQEKQHLAQESEAEDEQVSEFGRLFSNLNQTTLKREPGSLSSAIFLVAGTTVGAGILAIPAVTQDSGFLASAVTCVLCWIFMVVTGLLIAEVNVNTMRELGSGGVSLVSMSMRTLGNTGVQLVICFHSLCPSCCLYCSFFRYFDKLPRHSIMGKCNFIFTAFWRPVLLWKPEDYWGRKWCSSFGHHWVFCCSCVASGDLHWDALLKSNFEAVPRSIPIIALSFVYQNVVPVLCTNLEGNLSKVRTAIVSGTGIPLALFLVWNAVILGTITSSGIGSDTLFDPLQQLRSTNGVVGPIVDVFSFLAIATSYIGFVLGLADFLADLLKRPPGRNEPLQYMLILIPPLIMALLYPEIFFKALDFAGTYGVLVLFGLLPAAMSWVDRGSVLSESSKVPVLVPGGNFTLSLVIGAAGLVILTELLDDLGFAWQ
- the LOC140879462 gene encoding uncharacterized protein isoform X1; the encoded protein is MAFPFSSSYSMTLHRKPNFFNEINNPKVGSSSSHSTRKLCRQRQLFRLGGSSLRMRKSLKCFPGGQEKQHLAQESEAEDEQVSEFGRLFSNLNQTTLKREPGSLSSAIFLVAGTTVGAGILAIPAVTQDSGFLASAVTCVLCWIFMVVTGLLIAEVNVNTMRELGSGGVSLVSMSMRTLGNTGVQVACWSYVFIHYALLVAYIARSSDILTNFLGIPLFHALISWIGTFFPSCLVPSFPFVPPSYQGQSMGYWESFTSYFFRWESATLFSLLFGGLCYFGNQRIIGAVNGVLVLGIIGFFAALVAVASGDLHWDALLKSNFEAVPRSIPIIALSFVYQNVVPVLCTNLEGNLSKVRTAIVSGTGIPLALFLVWNAVILGTITSSGIGSDTLFDPLQQLRSTNGVVGPIVDVFSFLAIATSYIGFVLGLADFLADLLKRPPGRNEPLQYMLILIPPLIMALLYPEIFFKALDFAGTYGVLVLFGLLPAAMSWVDRGSVLSESSKVPVLVPGGNFTLSLVIGAAGLVILTELLDDLGFAWQ
- the LOC140879462 gene encoding uncharacterized protein isoform X2; the protein is MAFPFSSSYSMTLHRKPNFFNEINNPKVGSSSSHSTRKLCRQRQLFRLGGSSLRMRKSLKCFPGGQEKQHLAQESEAEDEQVSEFGRLFSNLNQTTLKREPGSLSSAIFLVAGTTVGAGILAIPAVTQDSGFLASAVTCVLCWIFMVVTGLLIAEVNVNTMRELGSGGVSLVSMSMRTLGNTGVQVACWSYVFIHYALLVAYIARSSDILTNFLGIPLWESATLFSLLFGGLCYFGNQRIIGAVNGVLVLGIIGFFAALVAVASGDLHWDALLKSNFEAVPRSIPIIALSFVYQNVVPVLCTNLEGNLSKVRTAIVSGTGIPLALFLVWNAVILGTITSSGIGSDTLFDPLQQLRSTNGVVGPIVDVFSFLAIATSYIGFVLGLADFLADLLKRPPGRNEPLQYMLILIPPLIMALLYPEIFFKALDFAGTYGVLVLFGLLPAAMSWVDRGSVLSESSKVPVLVPGGNFTLSLVIGAAGLVILTELLDDLGFAWQ